In a genomic window of Infirmifilum sp. NZ:
- a CDS encoding aldehyde ferredoxin oxidoreductase family protein — protein sequence MKGWNGKILWIDLTSKSVKIQEYDGDFAKTYIGGRGFAVRLLWDHLAPGTDPLSPDNILVIATGPLTGLPGPSTGKLVVAAKSPLTHGYGDGNIGSKAAVYLRYSGYDAVAITGKAEKPTYVHVSDGKVEFLAADDLWGKDTFTSERSLVKRHGRNSGILVIGPAGENLVKLATIISQEGRSGGRPGIGAVMGSKNLKAVVFTGERAPELYDEDKYRRLAARAYAEIKEKPAYSFWMRQGTMMTVQWSQANSVLPTYNFNEGVFDESEKIDGNAMERMKVGQRGCPNCNMTCGNYIYDDKGEVSELDYENVAMLGSNIGLGDLRRVARLNRLADMWGIDTIGLGSVLAFAAEASEKKLIKENVEWGDFDRFVSLSEDIVYRRPGLGEVLAEGVEHASRTIGGEDLAVHVKGLSVSAYDCHTAPAMALSYGVSSIGAHHKDAWVISWEVSHGRFEYTRAKAERVFELQRIRGGLFEVLVSCRLPWVEVGLELDWYINLFNAATGLKWRLEDFMVVSERVLNLIRAFWVREYVAEGKRWSRALDYPPSKWFTRPLTKGPFKGARLDAQRYDEMLGAYYNLIGWDHRGIPRASTLERLGLSDVRDKLGKWVDLTQ from the coding sequence ATGAAGGGGTGGAATGGTAAGATTCTGTGGATTGACCTCACTTCAAAGAGTGTGAAGATCCAAGAGTATGATGGAGACTTTGCTAAGACGTACATTGGTGGAAGGGGCTTCGCTGTTAGGCTACTCTGGGACCACCTAGCGCCCGGAACCGATCCCCTTTCTCCAGACAACATCCTTGTTATAGCTACAGGGCCGTTGACCGGCTTACCCGGTCCCAGTACGGGTAAGCTTGTCGTGGCGGCAAAAAGCCCGCTCACCCACGGGTACGGTGACGGGAACATAGGTAGCAAGGCCGCCGTTTACCTGAGATACTCTGGTTACGACGCTGTAGCGATCACCGGGAAAGCGGAGAAGCCAACGTACGTTCATGTCTCTGATGGAAAAGTTGAGTTCCTCGCTGCGGACGACCTTTGGGGGAAAGACACTTTCACTAGTGAGCGCTCGCTCGTCAAAAGGCATGGGAGAAACTCAGGTATACTCGTTATTGGCCCTGCGGGGGAGAACCTCGTTAAACTCGCGACGATAATATCCCAAGAGGGAAGAAGCGGGGGCAGACCAGGCATCGGCGCTGTAATGGGGAGTAAGAACCTGAAGGCAGTGGTGTTTACAGGCGAAAGAGCTCCAGAGCTCTACGACGAGGACAAGTATAGGAGACTGGCCGCTAGGGCTTACGCGGAAATTAAGGAGAAACCGGCATATTCGTTTTGGATGAGGCAAGGCACCATGATGACTGTTCAGTGGTCTCAGGCGAACAGCGTTTTACCCACATACAACTTCAACGAGGGGGTTTTCGATGAGAGTGAGAAAATAGACGGCAACGCTATGGAGAGGATGAAAGTTGGTCAGAGGGGCTGTCCTAACTGCAACATGACGTGTGGAAACTACATTTACGACGACAAAGGTGAGGTCTCGGAGCTCGACTACGAGAACGTGGCGATGCTCGGGTCCAACATCGGGCTGGGAGACCTCAGGAGGGTCGCACGGCTTAACAGGCTTGCGGATATGTGGGGTATCGACACAATCGGCCTAGGGTCTGTCCTTGCCTTCGCCGCCGAAGCGAGCGAGAAGAAGCTGATCAAGGAGAACGTCGAGTGGGGTGACTTTGACCGGTTCGTGAGCCTCTCCGAGGACATTGTGTATAGGCGCCCCGGCCTTGGTGAGGTCCTCGCTGAGGGCGTTGAGCACGCCTCCCGCACTATCGGAGGAGAGGACCTGGCTGTTCACGTTAAGGGGCTCAGCGTTTCCGCGTACGACTGCCACACAGCACCGGCTATGGCGTTATCGTACGGCGTTAGCTCTATAGGCGCGCACCACAAGGATGCTTGGGTAATCTCGTGGGAAGTGTCTCACGGGCGCTTCGAGTATACGCGAGCAAAGGCAGAGAGAGTTTTCGAGCTTCAGAGGATTAGAGGGGGGTTGTTCGAGGTACTCGTGTCCTGCAGGTTGCCGTGGGTTGAGGTCGGGCTTGAGCTCGACTGGTACATCAATCTGTTCAACGCCGCCACTGGCCTTAAGTGGAGGCTCGAGGATTTCATGGTCGTTTCCGAGCGTGTACTCAACCTTATTAGAGCCTTCTGGGTGCGCGAGTACGTAGCCGAGGGTAAACGGTGGAGTAGAGCGCTAGACTACCCACCGAGCAAGTGGTTCACCAGGCCCCTGACTAAAGGACCATTTAAGGGCGCCAGGCTCGACGCTCAACGGTACGATGAGATGCTTGGTGCTTATTACAACCTCATTGGCTGGGACCACCGTGGGATTCCAAGGGCTTCGACGCTCGAGAGGCTGGGTTTGAGCGACGTGAGAGACAAGCTTGGGAAATGGGTCGACCTGACTCAATGA
- a CDS encoding MoaD/ThiS family protein — translation MGKVKVYYFGFLTELSGKEFEEVELPSADKVRLRDVVCDEVKPLLDRLVILVNDISVNPDYWLKPGDTVKLLPHIGGG, via the coding sequence ATGGGTAAGGTTAAGGTTTACTACTTTGGATTTCTGACGGAGCTGTCGGGGAAAGAGTTCGAGGAGGTCGAACTTCCTAGCGCTGATAAAGTGAGGCTACGAGACGTAGTTTGTGATGAAGTGAAACCTCTGCTAGATAGGCTGGTAATCTTAGTGAACGACATTTCGGTAAACCCTGACTATTGGTTAAAGCCCGGCGACACTGTTAAGCTTCTGCCACACATCGGAGGAGGCTGA
- a CDS encoding CTP-dependent riboflavin kinase, protein LQVDGRDFCSVRVYRATIVGNSISVYGGALDIEKTKHGPEILELIAPIRLRDELRLRDGDAVEVEIMV, encoded by the coding sequence TTACAGGTTGACGGCCGCGATTTCTGTAGCGTGAGGGTTTACAGGGCTACTATAGTCGGCAACAGCATAAGTGTTTACGGCGGCGCCCTGGATATCGAGAAAACGAAGCATGGACCTGAGATTCTGGAGCTCATCGCACCCATTAGATTGCGGGATGAGCTGAGGCTCCGCGACGGCGATGCGGTCGAAGTAGAGATAATGGTCTAG
- a CDS encoding DUF120 domain-containing protein yields MPSDQLYEMLPLLLELAKRGCLSFPRRISRTEVMKSLGYSAWRFRKLLEKAESEGYIERVFFGRYVAYRVTPRGVDLLKRIHADLSAVFSSNSSIVLRGVVVPGLGEGAVYMSIPRYVEAFREALGFEPYPAY; encoded by the coding sequence ATGCCCAGCGATCAGTTATACGAGATGCTCCCCTTACTTCTCGAGCTCGCCAAGAGGGGTTGCCTGAGTTTTCCTCGACGGATAAGCCGCACCGAAGTCATGAAAAGCCTGGGTTATTCAGCCTGGAGGTTCCGGAAGCTCCTCGAAAAGGCCGAGAGTGAAGGTTACATCGAAAGGGTTTTCTTTGGACGCTACGTAGCTTACAGAGTCACTCCGAGAGGAGTTGACCTCCTCAAGAGAATTCACGCGGACCTGAGTGCAGTATTCAGCTCAAACTCATCTATCGTGCTGAGAGGAGTGGTGGTGCCAGGGTTAGGGGAAGGGGCAGTTTACATGAGCATACCCCGCTACGTAGAGGCATTCAGAGAGGCTCTAGGCTTTGAGCCATACCCCGCGTAC
- a CDS encoding archaemetzincin family Zn-dependent metalloprotease — protein MAGIAIKIAPLGVERGDVDWLADSLKSIFNSTVVVEPKLLSMSVLLDFYDEERDQIDAEGLLEKLQSTVGVVPQQRLLVLVNGDGFVEGLNFVFGVSKPGWGGVVFTERLRPEYYGQQPSIALYRMRLLKESLHELGHSFGLPHCQRRCVMRFSNSIYDVDAKPAAFCSSCAAALNRMTPGLLRIP, from the coding sequence ATGGCTGGAATTGCGATTAAGATAGCCCCGTTAGGAGTTGAGAGGGGCGACGTTGATTGGCTCGCTGACTCCCTTAAGAGCATTTTTAATTCGACTGTAGTCGTAGAGCCTAAGCTGCTGAGCATGAGCGTTCTCCTTGACTTCTACGACGAGGAAAGGGATCAGATCGACGCTGAGGGGTTGCTGGAAAAGCTTCAGTCAACTGTGGGGGTGGTACCTCAGCAACGGCTGCTCGTACTCGTAAACGGCGATGGGTTTGTTGAGGGCTTAAACTTCGTCTTCGGGGTATCGAAGCCGGGTTGGGGCGGGGTGGTGTTTACTGAGCGGCTTCGACCCGAGTATTACGGTCAGCAACCTTCGATTGCGTTGTACAGAATGAGGCTCTTGAAGGAGAGCTTGCACGAGCTAGGGCACAGCTTCGGCTTGCCGCACTGCCAGCGAAGGTGCGTGATGAGATTTAGTAACTCTATCTACGACGTTGATGCAAAACCAGCCGCGTTTTGTAGCTCCTGCGCGGCGGCACTTAACAGGATGACCCCGGGCTTGCTAAGAATACCCTAA
- a CDS encoding 5-formyltetrahydrofolate cyclo-ligase: MAELGVERDREKDAIRREIWALLERYEVVTSPRPCYGKIPGFVGSNNVAAKILKLEGFRRAETIYTTPDLSSRAIREESLKRGKKVIVSLPRLRGYVILDPSRIPSSKYGFASTLRGSLTLGERIRWPENISVDLIVLGSVAVNRDGSRLGRGDGFYDLEYAILKELHVVDDKTPIVTAVHDLQITERKIPMYKHDVPVDYIITPTQLIVTSTTYPRPPGIIWDLLSIDFIKATPILRVLFGIS, translated from the coding sequence ATGGCAGAGCTAGGCGTAGAGCGCGATCGGGAGAAGGATGCCATCAGGAGGGAGATCTGGGCTTTACTTGAACGCTACGAGGTAGTGACCAGCCCTAGGCCTTGCTATGGGAAAATCCCCGGTTTCGTGGGTAGCAACAATGTCGCGGCTAAGATCCTGAAGCTTGAAGGCTTTAGACGCGCAGAGACAATTTACACAACCCCCGATCTTTCTAGCCGAGCAATAAGAGAAGAATCCCTGAAGAGAGGCAAGAAGGTAATAGTATCCCTGCCGAGGTTACGTGGCTACGTGATTTTAGACCCGTCAAGGATACCTTCATCTAAGTACGGCTTTGCCTCCACACTTAGAGGTTCGTTAACTCTGGGAGAGAGGATAAGGTGGCCCGAGAACATTAGCGTTGATCTAATCGTTTTGGGAAGCGTGGCTGTGAACAGGGACGGCTCAAGGCTGGGTAGGGGAGACGGGTTCTATGACCTGGAGTACGCGATTCTCAAGGAATTACACGTAGTCGATGATAAAACCCCTATAGTCACGGCAGTCCACGACCTGCAAATCACGGAGCGTAAAATACCGATGTACAAGCACGATGTCCCCGTTGACTACATCATAACGCCCACTCAGCTTATAGTGACATCAACAACTTACCCGCGTCCGCCCGGGATAATCTGGGATCTTCTATCCATTGACTTTATCAAAGCAACACCTATTTTACGGGTCCTCTTCGGTATATCTTAG
- a CDS encoding ribbon-helix-helix domain-containing protein gives MTTRNDLSSSYYVTNRGDYTSVTKVISVKLPVGLIDALDQLIERGYFQNRSDAIREAIRKLLSTYREMDTARFDRGLHLGIR, from the coding sequence ATGACCACAAGAAACGATCTTTCAAGTAGCTACTACGTCACCAATAGGGGTGACTATACGTCTGTAACAAAGGTCATATCGGTAAAGCTGCCCGTCGGCCTTATAGATGCTCTCGATCAGCTCATTGAGAGAGGTTACTTCCAGAATCGCAGCGACGCTATACGTGAGGCCATTAGAAAGCTCCTTTCAACGTACAGGGAAATGGACACTGCCAGGTTTGACCGTGGCCTTCACTTAGGAATTCGCTGA
- the metG gene encoding methionine--tRNA ligase subunit beta — MPTVKIEDFQKLDIRVGKVLHAEPIQKSEKLLLLKVDIGGETRQLVAGLRPHYKAEDLVGKLVIVLANLEPKALMGYVSQGMLLAAVDNGKPVLLVPDREVKPGAKIS; from the coding sequence ATGCCTACAGTTAAAATCGAGGATTTCCAAAAGCTGGACATACGCGTGGGGAAAGTACTGCATGCCGAACCGATACAGAAGAGCGAGAAACTCCTCCTCTTGAAGGTCGATATAGGCGGTGAAACGAGGCAGCTAGTGGCAGGCCTTAGACCCCACTACAAGGCAGAGGACCTGGTAGGTAAGCTCGTCATCGTTCTAGCCAATTTAGAGCCTAAAGCCCTCATGGGGTACGTTTCACAAGGCATGCTGCTGGCCGCTGTGGATAATGGAAAGCCGGTCTTGCTGGTGCCTGACAGAGAAGTAAAGCCAGGGGCTAAAATAAGCTGA
- a CDS encoding MarR family transcriptional regulator: MTAEDVDVRLVFTESDLILLALLSGEKKITDLRPTTGLSTTSIYNNVKKLLEYGFIEEDRKGSPGNRILRLTEKGRRVAAILKMLEEELKPKVVVLKPE; the protein is encoded by the coding sequence ATGACCGCGGAAGACGTAGATGTGAGGTTGGTGTTCACTGAGAGCGATCTAATACTCCTTGCGCTCCTCTCAGGCGAGAAGAAGATCACCGACCTAAGACCTACCACTGGGCTGTCCACGACGTCTATCTACAACAACGTGAAGAAGCTATTGGAGTACGGTTTTATCGAGGAGGATAGAAAGGGTAGTCCCGGCAACAGAATACTAAGATTGACGGAGAAGGGTCGTAGGGTTGCCGCAATCCTGAAGATGCTCGAGGAGGAGCTGAAGCCAAAAGTCGTGGTCCTTAAGCCCGAGTAG
- a CDS encoding cysteine hydrolase family protein, with protein sequence MSKYAVLVVDMLEEFVRGRLRAENAERIIPCIKRLVEFARSRGIPVVYAVDQHYQGIDFETKLWGPHAIKGSTEAKIVPELSPTEKDFIVNKRRYDAFVFTDLDMLLRELEVDTIIITGIHTHICVQQTALGAFYRGYKVVVPVECVAAASDEWHKVGLEYMREFAGAEVISLETLLKRLDIELRSTVSEIV encoded by the coding sequence ATGTCTAAATACGCTGTTCTCGTTGTAGATATGCTCGAGGAGTTCGTTCGCGGTCGCCTGCGCGCTGAGAACGCTGAGCGTATTATCCCCTGCATCAAAAGGCTTGTCGAGTTCGCGCGAAGCAGAGGCATACCGGTGGTGTACGCTGTCGACCAGCACTACCAAGGCATAGACTTCGAAACTAAGCTATGGGGCCCCCATGCGATCAAGGGTAGTACTGAGGCGAAAATAGTCCCCGAGCTCTCGCCCACTGAGAAGGATTTCATCGTGAATAAGAGGAGGTACGATGCATTTGTTTTCACAGACCTGGATATGCTTCTCCGAGAGCTGGAAGTAGACACCATCATAATTACGGGAATACACACTCACATCTGCGTGCAACAAACAGCGCTTGGGGCATTCTACCGGGGCTACAAAGTGGTTGTTCCTGTAGAGTGCGTGGCAGCAGCTAGCGATGAGTGGCACAAAGTGGGGTTGGAGTACATGAGAGAGTTCGCTGGAGCGGAAGTCATAAGCTTAGAAACTCTCCTGAAAAGACTCGATATCGAACTCCGCTCCACTGTTTCTGAGATAGTCTAG
- the xerA gene encoding site-specific tyrosine recombinase/integron integrase — MSREASPLALSNQELVELYISHLIARNRSERTIRYFRSILESFLQFLDGKRISEVQLYDIDLFLARLRQSGWKPDSLYTAAVAVKRFLEFVGKEDALRGFELPRREKKLPRYLEPEEVKRMVEQADSIRDKLIVMLLFTTGLRVAELVNIRRTDIDLERRTIRVKGKGAKERYVYFPQSVAELLAAYVSSNDSEWLFPSSKDPSSHIHYTTVERVLKTLARKAGLSKKVTPHLLRHTFATLSLASGLDVREIQELLGHSNLNTTQVYAHVSRERLRKDYERVWGSVL, encoded by the coding sequence ATGAGTAGGGAAGCATCCCCGCTGGCTTTGAGCAACCAAGAGCTCGTTGAATTGTACATATCTCACCTCATTGCCCGAAACAGGTCTGAAAGGACGATAAGGTACTTTAGAAGCATACTGGAGAGCTTTCTTCAGTTCCTCGATGGCAAGCGAATCTCGGAAGTGCAGCTCTATGACATCGACCTTTTTCTAGCCCGTCTGCGCCAAAGCGGGTGGAAGCCGGACAGCTTATACACCGCGGCTGTTGCAGTTAAAAGGTTCCTGGAGTTTGTCGGCAAAGAGGACGCGTTGCGAGGGTTTGAGCTTCCTAGGCGTGAGAAAAAGCTTCCAAGGTACCTTGAACCCGAAGAAGTGAAAAGAATGGTGGAGCAGGCTGATAGCATTCGAGACAAGCTCATCGTGATGTTGCTGTTTACTACGGGGCTTCGTGTCGCCGAGCTTGTCAACATCAGAAGAACAGACATCGACCTGGAAAGAAGAACGATAAGGGTGAAAGGGAAGGGCGCCAAGGAAAGATACGTGTACTTTCCTCAAAGCGTCGCGGAGTTGCTCGCAGCCTATGTCTCAAGCAACGACTCGGAGTGGTTGTTCCCCTCTTCGAAAGATCCCAGCTCTCACATCCACTACACAACTGTTGAGAGAGTATTGAAGACGCTGGCGCGTAAAGCGGGATTAAGTAAAAAAGTCACTCCGCACCTGCTTCGGCACACCTTCGCAACCTTAAGCCTCGCCTCAGGCCTCGATGTGAGAGAGATCCAGGAGCTTCTGGGGCACTCGAATCTCAACACTACTCAAGTGTACGCCCATGTCTCTAGGGAACGCCTTAGGAAAGATTACGAGAGGGTGTGGGGCTCGGTTCTCTAG
- a CDS encoding bifunctional nuclease family protein — translation MSGGEKEEYLKVDVVGVYPILFESGGAGFVMLLEAPEWKGKVLPIYIGVSEGVAIQNALNGVRTERPMTHDLIINILEALGVSVERITIDALLNNSVYTATIVLRKGDEQKGERLFIDARPSDSVAIALRAGAPIYVASHLERLARRPEELGFKEENE, via the coding sequence TTGAGTGGTGGTGAAAAAGAAGAGTATTTGAAAGTTGACGTTGTAGGCGTTTACCCGATACTCTTCGAATCGGGTGGCGCAGGCTTTGTAATGCTTCTCGAGGCACCAGAGTGGAAAGGTAAGGTGCTACCAATATACATTGGGGTGAGCGAGGGAGTAGCTATTCAGAACGCTCTAAACGGCGTGAGAACAGAGAGACCGATGACACACGACCTGATAATTAACATCCTCGAGGCTCTTGGAGTTTCCGTGGAGAGAATAACCATAGATGCGCTTCTCAACAACAGCGTCTATACAGCAACCATCGTTCTAAGGAAAGGCGATGAGCAGAAGGGGGAAAGGTTATTCATCGACGCTAGGCCGAGCGACAGCGTAGCAATAGCGCTGCGCGCTGGCGCTCCCATATATGTTGCTTCGCACCTTGAAAGGCTTGCGCGGCGGCCAGAAGAGCTGGGGTTTAAGGAGGAAAATGAGTAG
- a CDS encoding acetate--CoA ligase family protein translates to MTNPILEKAINEGRSLLSLSESLALLESYGLPVARYIMLKRPEEAAKAVSLGFPVVLKLDSPDIVHKTEAGAVRTGIGSEVELRQAMDEMLSSVRQRYPEARVYGFVVQEMVQKAHEVIIGGLRDEQFGPVIAFGIGGILVEVLKDVVFEIAPVSYEDALEIIKRIKGYRILEGYRGLPRANIELLAETISRASLMFSELSTTVSEMDLNPTFVSSEWVKIADARFKLSY, encoded by the coding sequence ATGACCAACCCGATTTTGGAGAAAGCCATCAATGAGGGCAGGTCGCTTCTATCGCTCTCGGAGTCTTTGGCTCTACTTGAGAGCTACGGCTTGCCAGTCGCGAGGTACATTATGCTAAAACGACCAGAGGAGGCCGCAAAGGCGGTTAGCCTCGGCTTTCCAGTTGTGTTGAAGCTCGACAGCCCTGATATTGTTCACAAAACAGAAGCTGGAGCTGTGAGAACGGGAATAGGCTCTGAGGTCGAGCTGAGGCAAGCGATGGATGAAATGCTCTCAAGCGTCAGGCAAAGGTACCCTGAGGCTAGAGTCTATGGTTTTGTAGTACAGGAGATGGTTCAGAAAGCACACGAAGTGATAATCGGGGGTCTTCGGGACGAGCAGTTCGGCCCTGTAATAGCGTTCGGCATAGGCGGGATACTCGTAGAGGTCCTCAAAGACGTGGTGTTCGAAATCGCGCCCGTGTCCTACGAAGACGCACTAGAGATCATTAAGAGAATCAAGGGCTACAGGATTTTAGAGGGATACAGAGGACTACCTCGGGCTAACATAGAGTTGCTTGCTGAGACGATAAGCAGAGCTTCTCTAATGTTCTCCGAGCTCTCCACCACGGTCAGCGAAATGGACCTTAACCCCACCTTTGTCTCATCCGAGTGGGTCAAGATAGCGGACGCTAGGTTCAAGCTAAGCTACTAG
- a CDS encoding DegT/DnrJ/EryC1/StrS family aminotransferase has protein sequence MEAPAIEGGKPVRDTFKEYFPRISEYEKQLVLSVLESGRLASGVGTFVRRFEEEFARFLGVKYSLAVSNGTAALHTAVASLGIGVGDEVITTPFSFVATATAVLHNNAIPVFGDIELDTLNLDPETIVDKITPRTRAILVVHLAGHPAEMDEIMKIARENDLAVIEDCAQAIGSEYKGRKVGSIGDVGAFSFYQSKNMTTGEGGMVTTNDEAIYRKARLFVEHGSEERYYHTTLGWNYRMTELQAALGLGQLSRIEELNRAREEIARIYTDELESLDGDLVLLPKPRKHVKHTWHIYQVLLRLENLRVNRDRVVEAVKRENVLVLVSYPRVIYENPLFQKLDAYGRGCPWSCPYYGGKVSYKPGLSPKAELAARSVVTLPTLAGMSADDAVDTAKALKKVLLYYRK, from the coding sequence ATGGAAGCACCGGCTATTGAGGGAGGGAAACCTGTTCGGGACACCTTTAAGGAGTACTTCCCGAGGATTTCGGAATACGAGAAACAGCTCGTGCTTTCGGTTCTCGAGTCCGGTCGCTTAGCTTCAGGCGTGGGAACCTTCGTCCGCAGGTTTGAGGAGGAGTTCGCAAGGTTCTTAGGAGTGAAGTACTCTCTTGCCGTTTCGAACGGAACGGCTGCGTTGCACACGGCTGTTGCCAGCCTCGGTATAGGAGTAGGAGACGAGGTTATCACGACCCCCTTCAGCTTTGTCGCAACTGCCACAGCTGTGTTGCACAACAACGCTATCCCGGTGTTTGGGGATATAGAGCTTGATACACTCAACCTAGACCCCGAAACAATAGTTGATAAAATCACTCCTAGAACGAGGGCTATACTGGTAGTTCACTTAGCGGGGCATCCCGCGGAGATGGACGAGATAATGAAGATCGCCCGCGAGAACGATCTCGCGGTGATAGAAGACTGCGCTCAGGCTATCGGGAGTGAGTACAAGGGGAGAAAGGTGGGTAGCATTGGTGACGTAGGGGCTTTCAGCTTCTACCAGTCCAAGAACATGACAACAGGGGAGGGAGGGATGGTCACGACAAACGACGAGGCAATTTACAGGAAAGCGAGGCTCTTCGTGGAGCATGGCTCTGAGGAGCGCTACTACCACACAACCCTCGGATGGAACTACAGGATGACAGAGCTACAGGCCGCGCTGGGCTTGGGTCAGCTGTCGCGAATAGAGGAGCTAAACAGAGCAAGGGAGGAGATTGCTAGAATATATACCGATGAACTGGAGAGCCTTGACGGAGACCTCGTTTTGCTACCTAAGCCGAGGAAGCACGTTAAGCACACATGGCACATATACCAGGTTTTGCTCAGGCTGGAGAATCTAAGGGTTAATCGAGACAGGGTGGTTGAAGCCGTGAAGCGTGAGAACGTTTTAGTCCTCGTCTCGTACCCTCGTGTAATATACGAGAACCCACTGTTCCAGAAGCTTGACGCTTACGGGCGGGGTTGCCCCTGGTCTTGCCCCTACTACGGCGGTAAAGTTTCGTACAAGCCTGGGCTTTCCCCGAAGGCAGAGCTTGCCGCGAGAAGTGTGGTTACCTTACCAACGCTCGCAGGTATGAGCGCTGATGATGCCGTTGACACAGCAAAGGCTTTAAAGAAAGTTCTGCTGTATTACAGGAAGTGA
- a CDS encoding HD domain-containing protein — translation MLSSQAIVVSKSILNRWVERDQFVARLVKVIESDEEVQALLEMSNTIAVKRLGYNDHGPVHARIVAGASLEIMHMLLNRNVDFTTLKDGTAQSLDEVKTILVLASYLHDIGNSVHRENHEFIGSLLAKDIVDRVIGTVHPGIGSRRYTLRQEVLSAIYSTEFNVKALTLEASIVKLADGLDMSEGRARLPYKMGKVDMHSLSALSIKRVELSQGDDVPIQVSVYMEDLAGFFQVERVLMPKLESSKLKGLVRVNIYSGKGERVASLL, via the coding sequence ATGCTGAGCTCACAAGCTATCGTTGTGTCGAAGTCCATTCTGAATAGGTGGGTTGAGAGGGACCAGTTTGTAGCTAGGCTAGTTAAGGTCATCGAGAGCGATGAGGAGGTTCAGGCACTGCTCGAGATGAGCAACACGATAGCCGTGAAGCGACTCGGGTACAATGACCATGGTCCAGTCCACGCAAGGATAGTGGCTGGAGCATCGCTCGAGATAATGCACATGCTACTTAACCGCAATGTAGATTTCACCACCTTGAAGGACGGGACAGCGCAGAGCCTCGACGAAGTCAAAACTATCCTCGTGTTAGCAAGCTACCTTCACGATATTGGAAACTCAGTTCACCGCGAAAACCACGAGTTTATAGGTAGCCTTCTAGCCAAGGACATAGTTGACAGGGTCATAGGCACCGTGCACCCAGGCATCGGTTCCCGAAGGTACACTCTGAGGCAGGAGGTTCTTTCAGCAATATACAGTACTGAGTTCAACGTAAAGGCCTTGACGCTCGAGGCCAGCATAGTGAAGCTCGCAGACGGGCTGGACATGTCGGAAGGTCGGGCTCGTTTACCTTATAAGATGGGGAAGGTGGACATGCATTCCCTGTCGGCGCTTAGCATAAAGCGCGTCGAGCTTTCTCAGGGTGACGACGTACCAATTCAGGTCTCCGTGTACATGGAGGATCTAGCCGGCTTCTTTCAGGTGGAGAGGGTTCTCATGCCGAAGCTTGAGTCAAGCAAGCTGAAGGGGCTGGTCAGGGTAAATATTTACAGTGGGAAGGGTGAAAGAGTGGCCTCACTGCTCTAA